From one Culex quinquefasciatus strain JHB chromosome 3, VPISU_Cqui_1.0_pri_paternal, whole genome shotgun sequence genomic stretch:
- the LOC119769095 gene encoding AT-rich interactive domain-containing protein 2-like, with translation MPSKEGGSGAGQGRVLEKDKASFLQELLLFHDRNGMGGWNVDSHWLYCVVVARDWWLKVNSHEDWGEIIEEMALPKCCVHNEIALKKINFRFLDKYAKVYFHDGPPTKRRTTKSYIIGGGQRRCCTRCRRFTAPQLPAHKHSRRDGAASAE, from the exons ATGCCTTCGAAGGAGGGTGGTTCAGGAGCGGGACAAGGTCGAGTGCTCGAAAAGGACAAGGCGAGCTTCCTGCAGGAACTGCTGCTGTTCCACGACCGGAATGg tatgGGAGGTTGGAATGTGGATTCGCACTGGTTGTATTGTGTGGTGGTGGCCCGGGATTGGTGGTTGAAGGTCAATTCGCATGAGGACTGGGGCGAGATCATCGAGGAGATGGCGCTGCCGAAGTGTTGCGTGCACAACGAGATTGCGTTGAAGAAGATTAACTTCCGGTTTTTGGACAAGTAcgcaaaagtttattttcacgaTGGGCCTCCGACGAAGAGGAGGACGACGAAAAGCTACATaatcggaggtggtcagcgcagatgttgcactcggtgccggcggtttacagcaccg caACTTCCCGCCCACAAACACTCACGTCGCGACGGCGCAGCTTCAGCCGAATGA